The Polaribacter sp. KT25b genome contains the following window.
AACAGATCACTATAATCCTGTTGATAAAACAGTTAATTTAAGTGAAGCTGTTTTTAACCAAAGAAATGCTGCTTCTGCTGCAGTTGCTGCTCACGAATGTGGTCACGCAGTTCAGCATGCACAAGCTTATAGTTATTTAAAAATGCGTTCTCAATTAGTGCCAATTGTAAGTGTTACTTCTAAATTTTCTCAATGGTTAGTAATTGGTGGAATTATTTTAGGCGCTACTTATGATTCAGCTACTGGTTCTGCCGGAATTGGGTTTTACATTGCCATTACTGGTTTAATATTTATGGGTTTTGCAACACTTTTTAGTTTTATAACTTTACCTGTAGAATATGATGCTAGTAACAGAGCATTGGCTTGGTTAAAAAGCAAAAACATGGTTTCTCAACAAGAATTAGCGGGTGCAACGGATGCTTTAAAATGGGCGGCAAGAACGTATTTAGTTGCTGCTTTAGGTTCTTTAGCAATGTTATTATATTGGGGAATGCAAGTTTTAGGAGGAAGAGATTAGTGTCGCAGACACTTTTATGTATTTCACACACAACTTAGAAATAAATTATATTTAAATACTCTTGATTTGATCAAGAGTATTTTTTTTGTAGGCAACTTTTTTGGTTTTAACGGCGTCTTTTATTTATGATAGAAATTTTATTTGTTTTCTAGAAATGTAACCGAATTCAACAAATTTTAATTTTCTACTGTAACAAATTAGGCACTTTTGATGTCTTTTAATTAAAATCAACCAAATGAAATTTTTTACAACTAGCATTTTTATTTTATTCTTCGGAATTTTAGCAACCTTCTCACAGCATACCATTTCAGGTAAAATTATTGATCAGCAAAATGTGGCATTGCCTTTTGCAAATATTATTTTATATGAAATTGGAAGTAAAGAAAATCCAAAAGGAACTGTTTCTGATGATAAAGGAACTTACAAACTAGAAAACATTTCTTCAGGAAAATATAAAGTTGAAATATCTATGCTGGGTTTTGAAACTCAAAATATTACCGAATTTGAATTAAATTCTAACAAAACAATTAACATCACTTTGAAGGAAGAAAGTCAGCTTTTAAACGAAGTAGTTGTAAAAAGTAAAAGACCTGTCATAAAACAAACTGCAGAAAAACTAATTGTAGATTTAGAAAATTCTGAAATGATAAACACCAATTTACAAGATGTAATGCGTAAAATTCCTGGAGTTTTAGTTACGAATAACGGAATTACAATTGCTGGAAATAGCGGTGTTAGAATTTTAATCAACGGAAAAACCACTGAATATATGGATGTGGAAACTTTATTACGTGATTTTCCTGCGGATAATATTTCTAAAATTGAACTGGTAGAGCAACCTGGAGCAGAATACGAAGCTTCTGGTTCTGGCGCAATTATCAATATTATTTTAAAGAAAAATGTACATTTAGGAACTCACGGAAGTACAAATTTGTGGGTTGGTGAAGATGAAGGTTTTGAATACGGAACAGGTTTTTCTATCGCCAGTTATAAAAACAAATTAAATTGGCAAGCAAGCACCACTTTTTCTCAACCAACCTGGAGAGAAGATTTGTATTTAAACAGAACTGTTGGCGATGAAAACTACAATCAACTTACTAAAGAACCTTATGATCCTACAAATTTTAGAGTAAGTGGAAATATAGATTATTACATAAATGACAAAAATTCTTTTGGAATTGGCGGGAGTTTAAGTACCAGGAATTCTAACAGAATTGCAAGTAGTACAACAATTATTTCTGATGTAAATAACACAAATACGTTACTTTCTGAAAACAGTTTTGATAGAGAAAGAAAAAACTTTAACATCAATCCTTATTATGAATACAAAACGGACACAGATAAATTAGTAATTGATTTTAATTATGTAGATTATGCTAATGACAACACTAATATTCTATCTGAAGCTTTTGGAAATACAGTTTCTTTTGATGAAAGAAAATATATTCAAGATGGCAAATATTCTATAAAAACGTATAAAGCTGATTATTCAAAAACATTTTCTGACAACTTAAAATTAAGTGCTGGAACAAGATTTGCAAATGTAAATACAGATAACGATTTACAAACTTTTAGTGATAATACAGCTGGTGATTTTGAGTTTGATGAAAATGCAAGTAGTCAGTTTTTAATTGATGAAAACATTTTTGCTTTATATACAAAAGTAAATGCAACTGCTGGAAAATGGTCTTTTTCTGGTGGATTACGTTACGAAAATAGTAATACTGATGGAACTTCTATTTACATGGAAGATGGTGAACAAAAAACAGCCATTAAAAAAAGACCGATAAAAAAAGTATTTCCAAGTGCATCAATTAGCAGAAAATTAACCGAAGTTTTAGGAACAAGTTTATCTTATAGTTATAGAATTCAAAGACCTTCTTATAATAGTTTAAATTCTTTTGAAACGTATTTAGACCCTTATTCTGCAGGAGTAGGAAATCCTAATTTAACGCCTTCTTACACTAATAATTATCAGTTTAATTTAACGTATGAAGGTCAACCTTTTTTTACTGTTGGCTATAGTAAAACTGAGGATATTATTTTCCAGTTGATAAAACAAGACAATGAAACCAAACAAATTAGACAACAAGATGTAAATATTGAAAATAGTGAAAATTGGAATTTTAGATTATTCGCACCTTTAAGTTTTACCAAAGGTTTAGAAGGTTACACCGGTATTATTGTCACAAATAAAGACTATAAATCTTCTGCTTTTGATGTTGATGTTGATGTTGATTTAAATAAATGGAACTTAATTTGGTTTGTTCAAGCAAGTTATCAATTGCCTTGGGATGTAAACCTTGAATTAAGTGGAAATTACGGAACAGGAGCTTTAGAAGGGCAAATTGAAGTTGATTGGTTGGCAGAATTAGATTTCTCTTTTGGTAAAAAGTTTTTAGACGATCAACTAAAAGTAAATCTTGGTTTTAACAAAATGCTAAACAGAGGTTTTGTTGGTAATATCGATTACGGTAATGGAATTGCAGCCGTTGAAAGTAATGGTTCTAGACAAAATATTCAACTAAGATTAGTGTATAGTTTTGGTTCTAAATTTGGAAAGAAAAAGTCTAGCAGAAATTCTAATAACGATGAAGAAAATAGAATTCAGGATAATAATTAAAGTATATTTTTGAGAAAGACCTCACAGGTTTTAGAAACCTGTGAAGTGTTTTATTATAATTGATTTTTAAAAAACACTAATTACTTAAAATAACTAAAAGCTAGTAAAAAAACCTAGCCCTGATTGAAATGGCATCCTTTTTTTGTTTTTCTCAAAAAAAGATATAATTGAAAGCAGGAAATAGCTTCAAATAAAAAACCCTTTCTGATTTCTCAAAAAGGATTTCTGTATGTAATATAAAGTCTAAATATTAAAATTTAGGAATCTGATTTTTTCTTTCTTTTTATGGGTAAAAATTTTAAGACCATACTTAATCCAATAGCAGCAAGTACTCCAAATAGAAAGTCTAAAACATCCGCATATTCAGGTTTTTTCCAAAGTAAACCTAACGTTACTCCAATAATTGCCAATAATAAGCCAATAATTTGATTTTTATTCATCCTTTTTAATCATTTAATTTTAAGACTGCCATAAATGCTTCTTGCGGAATTTCTACATTACCAACTTGGCGCATTCTTTTCTTCCCTTTTTTCTGCTTTTCTAATAATTTACGTTTACGAGAAATATCTCCTCCATAACATTTTGCTGTTACATCTTTACGCAAAGCTTTCGTAGTTTCTCTAGCAATAATTTTAGCACCAATTGCTGCCTGAATAGGAATATCAAACTGTTGTCTTGGTATTAATTCTTTTAATTTTTCAACTATTTTTTTACCAATTGTATAAGCATTATCTGCATGTAAAAGTGCAGAAAGTGCATCTACAGGTTGTGCATTTAATAAAATATCTACTCTTACTAATTTAGATTCTTTCATACCAATAGGATGATAATCAAAAGAAGCATATCCTTTAGAAACTGTTTTTAATCGATCGTAAAAATCGAAAACAATTTCTGCCAAAGGCATTTCGAAAATAAGTTCAACTCTTTCTGTTGTTAAATACGTTTGATTGATAATTTGTCCTCTTTTTTCGATACACAAACTCATTACTTGACCAATAAAATCTGACTTTGTAATAATTGACGCTTTAATAAATGGCTCTTCTACTCTATCTAATCTCGATGGATCTGGTAAATCTGTTGGATTATTTAAAATAATAACTTCCTCAGGATTTTTCTTTGAATATGCGTGGTAAGAAACGTTTGGTACAGTTGTAATAACTGTCATATTAAACTCACGTTCTAAACGTTCTTGAATAATTTCCATGTGCAACATTCCTAAGAATCCACAACGAAAACCGAAACCTAATGCTGCAGAACTTTCTGGTACAAAAACCAAAGAAGCGTCATTAAGTTGTAGTTTTTCCATAGAATAACGCAACTCTTCATAATCTTCTGTATCCACAGGATAAATACCCGCAAAAACCATTGGTTTAACATCTTCAAAACCATCAATTCTTTCTATTGTTGGGTTTAATGCATCTGTAATTGTATCTCCTACTTTTACTTCTTTTGCAGTTTTTATACCTGTAATTAAATAACCAACGTCGCCAGTTTTTACAGATTTTTTAACGACTTGAGTTAGTTTTAAAGTACCAACTTCATCAGCAAAATAATTTTTACCAGTTGCCATGAATTTAATTTCTTGACCTTTTTTAATTTCGCCGTTTAAAACTCTAAAATAGGTTTCAATACCTCGATAAGAATTGTAAACAGAATCGAAAATTAAGGCTTGTAAGGGTGCATCTGGGTCTCCTTTTGGAGCAGGTACTCTATCTATAATTGCTGCTAAAATATTATCGACTCCAAAACCTGTTTTTCCACTAGCGTGAATTACTTCTTCTGGGTTGCAACCTAATAAATCTACAATATCGTCTGTAACTTCTTCTGGGTTTGCAGAAGGTAAATCTACTTTATTTAGTACAGGAATAATTTCTAAATCGTTCTCTAAAGCCAAGTATAAGTTAGAAATTGTTTGTGCTTGTATACTTTGTGCTGCATCTACAATTAGTAAAGCGCCTTCACAAGCTGCAATTGATCTAGAAACTTCGTAAGAGAAATCTACATGACCTGGAGTATCAATTAAATTTAGAGTGTATTCCTCTCCTTTATAGATATAATCCATTTGAATTGCGTGCGATTTAATGGTTATACCACGTTCGCGCTCTAAATCCATACTATCTAAAAGCTGTTCTTTTTTTTCGCGAGAGGTTACAGTGCCAGTAAAATCTAACAATCTATCTGCTAACGTACTTTTACCATGATCAATATGTGCGATAATGCAAAAGTTTCTAATATTCTTCATTCTTTGTTTTTCTTACTGCGTTTAACCTACAAAGATATGTTATTTACATTCCTTGTCAAATAAAATAAATTTAACACAATTGTTATACTTTATGTTCTTCTTGGTAAAATTATATATCTCTTTCTAATTCTGCAATTGCAATCTTAAATTCGTCTAAATTGATACATTCATCACCAGATTTATCATAACCTTTAATTAACTCACCGGCTACAACTCCTCTTAATAATCCACTAATATCTGCACTTTTTAATAATTTTTTTACTTCATCCTTATTTAATTTCCCGTCTTTATCTTCATCATAAAAATGAAATGCTTCTGTTGGGCTTTTATACTTCGTACTAATTAAAGAATGAATTTTCTTTAAAATATTTTCTTTTGCTCCCATATTTTTAATTTTGAATTAATCTTGCCATTCCGCAATAAATAAGTTTGTATCATGACCTCCTCCGTTATTTCTGTTTGATGAAAAAATTAACTTTTTACCATCATTAGAAAACACTGGGAAAGCATCAAAAGTTTCTCCATGAGTAACTCTTTCTAAGTTTTTACCATCTAAATCTATCAGATATAAATTAAAAGGAAAACCTCTTTCTGCTTCAAAGTTTGATGAAAATAAAATTTTATTTCCTGAAGGATGAAAAAACGGACTCCAATTTGCGTTTCCTAAATCTGTTAATTGACGTAATTCAGATCCATCAGCATTACAGATGTATAATTCCATTTCTGTTGGCTGAACTAATCCTTCTTTTAATAAATCTTGATATTCTTTAATTGCTTCTGGAGTTTTTGGTCTAGAAGAACGAAAGATTAATTTTGTTCCATCAGGAGAGAAAAAAGCACCACCATCATACCCTAATTGATCTGTAATTTGTTTTACATCAGAACCATCAATATTCATGGTAAACAATTCTAAATCTCCTGTTCTCATCGATGTAAAAACAATTTTATCTCCTTTTGGAGAAACTGTTGCTTCTGCATCATAACCTGGTTCTGTCGTTAATTGTTTGGTAATATTCCCTTTTAAATCTGACACAAAAATATCGTAACTTTCATAAATTGGCCACACATATTTACCTTCTCTTCTTAAAGGTGCTTCTGGGCATTCTTTACCAGATAAATGAGTTGAACCATATACATATTCTTTATTTCCTGGTAAAAAGTAAGCACAAGTTGTACGCCCAAAACCTGTAGAAATCATTGGTGGTTTCGAGTCTTTAAAAGTTTCATCTGCATTCATTAAAAACATTTGATCACAATCTACGCCCCAATCTTTATTATTTGATTGAAAAATTAATTGTTTGTCATCAAAACTCCAATAAGCTTCTGCATTATCGCCTCCAAAAGTGATTTGTTTCATCGACTTAAAGTGAACTTCTTCTGGATAAATTAAACCACCTTCCCATTTTTTAGTTTCGCCAGATTTTGCATCAACATCTTCTTTTTTGCTTTTTTTACAAGCAGTAGTTAATACAGCAGCTATAAGAAGTAAATAATGTAATTTAAATTTCATTTTTTGTAGATTTCAATAAGTGATAATATTTCTCTAGTTTTGCAAAAATAATATTTATCATCATGAGAAACATCCTATTTCTAATCTTTTTATGTTTTTTAATTTCTTGCAAACCTTCAATTAATCAGGAAACTAGAATAAAAGAAGATGTTACCTTTTTAGCTTCAGACAAGTTAGAAGGAAGACAAACAGGCACAAAAGGAGAAAAAGAAGCTGCAAATTATATTGTAAAAAGATTTAAAGAATTAGGGTTAACTAAAAAAGGTACAGAAGGTTACCTGCAACCTTTTACTTTTAGACCAAAAACAAATCCTCATGAACAAGTAAAATTTGATGTAAATGGTGATGGCACAATTACAGGGAATAATGTGATTGGTTTTATAGACAATAAAGCAGAAAATACGGTAATTATTGGCGCTCATTTTGACCATTTAGGTTTTGGTGGCGAAGGTTCTTTATACAGAGATTCTATAAAAGCCATTCATAATGGTGCAGATGATAATGCTTCTGGAGTTGCAATTTTATTAAATTTAGCTTCAAAACTAAAAGGAAAAAACACAAGTAATAATTATCTTTTTATGGCTTTTTCTGGTGAAGAAATGGGTTTATTGGGTTCTAATTATTTTGTAAAAAACCCAACAATTGACACAAAAAAAGTTTCATATATGATTAATATGGATATGGTTGGTCGTTTAAAAAAAGATTCTGCTTTGGCAGTTTATGGCACAGGAACATCTCCAATATTTAAGCAAACTTTAAAATCTCATAACGATAATTTTAAATTAATTCAGAAAGAATCTGGTGTTGGACCAAGCGATCACACAAGTTTTTATTTAAACAACATGCCTGTTTTACATTTTTTTACTGGTCAACATGAAGATTATCATAAACCTGGTGATGATTCTGAAAAACTGAATTATGAAGGAATGTATTTAATTTCTGATTATATTTTTAATATTATAACTGATTTAGATAATAATGGAAAATTAGCTTTTAGAAAAACAAAAAATGAAAGCGAAGAAACACCAAGATTTAAAGTTGGTTTAGGCGTAATTCCTGATTATATGTTTGATGGCAAAGGAATGCGTATTGATGGAATATCCGAAGATAAACCAGCACAAAAAGCAGGTTTACAGAAAGGCGATATTGTTATTCAATTAGGCGACAGCACTGTTGTTGATATGATGAGTTATATGCGTGCTTTATCGGTTTTTAAAGCGGGCGACAAAAGTAAAGTTCTTGTAAAAAGAGGAGAAAAAGAAGTTGAATCTGAAATAAATTTTTAATTTGGTAAAAATAGGCAACATAGAATTACCAGACTTTCCATTGTTATTAGCACCAATGGAAGACGTTTCTGATCCACCTTTTAGAGCTTTGTGCAAAGAAAATGGCGCGGATGTTGTATATACAGAATTTATTTCATCCGAAGGTTTAATTAGAGATGCTGCAAAAAGCATTATGAAATTAGATATTTATGAAAAAGAACGCCCTGTAGGAATTCAGATTTTTGGTGCAAATTTAGAATCGATGCTACAAACTATCGAAATTGTAGAAAAATCGAATCCAGATATTATTGATATTAATTTTGGTTGCCCTGTTAAAAAAGTAGTTTCTAAAGGTGCTGGCGCAGGAATTTTAAAAGACATCGATTTAATGGTTTCATTAACTGAAGCAATGGTAAAACACACCAATTTACCTGTAACAGTTAAAACACGTTTAGGTTGGGATCATGATTCTATAAGAATTGTTGAAGTTGCCGAACGTTTACAAGATGTTGGTTGTGCAGCAATTTCTATTCATGGTAGAACGCGTGCACAAATGTATAAAGGTAATGCCGATTGGAAACCTATTGCTGATGTTAAAAATAACCAAAGAATGCACATTCCTGTTTTTGGAAATGGAGATATTACAACTCCAGAAAAAGCGATGGAAATGCGTGATAAATTTGGTTTAGATGGCGCTATGATTGGTAGAGCTGCTATTGGTTATCCTTGGTTTTTTAATGAAGTAAAACACTATTTTAAAACTGGTGAATATTTAGCAAAACCTACAATTGCTCAAAGAACAGAAATGGCTAGAAGACATTTGCAAATGGCAATTGATTGGAAAGGTGAACATTTAGGTGTTGTAGAAACTAGAAGACATTATACAAATTATTTTAAAGGAATTCCGCATTTTAAAGAATATAGAATGAAAATGGTTACTTCTGATGATGCAAAAGATGTATTTGCTGCTTTTGATGAAGTGGAAGAAACTTTTGGGAATATGATTATTCCTGAATATAAATAGTTATTCTTTTATTCTAAAAGAATGAATCATTTTAACAACATCATCTGCGTATTTTTGATAGTCATTACTTAAAGCACGATAGGTAATTGTATAATAATAATTGTCTTTTAAAATTATAGCATTTAAAGTAGTATAATCTTTATTAAAATAGTTCGTTTTGTAAATAATGAAGTTATATCTACCATATAATGGAAGACTTCCTTTTACTAAATCATAATTAAAATTCTGATATTTTTTTTCCAGCTTTTTAACAAAGTATATTGTTAAATCATTGATATTAGTGTATTTCTTAGCCTTTTTCTTAAAAATATATAAGTTTGTTTGTGGTACGTATTTATTTAAAAGAAGTTCTTTAGGAGAATGACTTAAATGATTATGACCTTCCAAATAAGAATACCAATTATTTGGAACATCGATAGAATACTCTTTCATCAAGGTTTTAACAGTTGTAGCATCCAATTCTGTAAATTTTTCAATTTTTGGTGTATTCTTTGTTGAGCTACAACCTACAGAAATAAAAATAAAAAAAGAAAAAAAAAGTGATAGCCTTTTCATAAAATTTAATTTTCAATAAACTCTTTAGAGATTCTACTACTAGCAATTTTAGCCGCAATAAAACCTAAAATAGTGATTGTTAAAATAACAATTAATAAGTTCGAGATTCTAAATTCTACTGGATACGCCAAGTTGTCTGTAATCATAAATAACTCAAAACGCTGTTGAATAAAGACTAATATAATTCCTAAAGTCAAACCTATTATCATTCCAAAAAAGGTGAGTAAAAATCCCTGAAGAACAAATATTTTTTTAATTTCTTTTACATTTGCTCCTAAACTAAATAAGGTTTTTAAATTGTCTTTTTTATCAATAATCATCATTATTATTGTACCAATAACATTAAATAAGGCAATAATTACAATTAATGTAAAGATAAGATAAGAAACAAAGTTTTCGGTATTTATAACCTTATAAAAAACTTCATTCAATTGCTCTTTGGTTTGTACTTTATAACTGTTTCCTAATTTTTCTTGAAGTTCATTTGCAACAGCATCAGCAAAATTATCATCAATCAATTTTAATTCTAATGCTGTAATTTGATTTTCTTTAAAATTTAATAATCTTTTAGCTTGCGGTAATGCTACAAAAACATATTTACTTT
Protein-coding sequences here:
- a CDS encoding M28 family peptidase, whose amino-acid sequence is MRNILFLIFLCFLISCKPSINQETRIKEDVTFLASDKLEGRQTGTKGEKEAANYIVKRFKELGLTKKGTEGYLQPFTFRPKTNPHEQVKFDVNGDGTITGNNVIGFIDNKAENTVIIGAHFDHLGFGGEGSLYRDSIKAIHNGADDNASGVAILLNLASKLKGKNTSNNYLFMAFSGEEMGLLGSNYFVKNPTIDTKKVSYMINMDMVGRLKKDSALAVYGTGTSPIFKQTLKSHNDNFKLIQKESGVGPSDHTSFYLNNMPVLHFFTGQHEDYHKPGDDSEKLNYEGMYLISDYIFNIITDLDNNGKLAFRKTKNESEETPRFKVGLGVIPDYMFDGKGMRIDGISEDKPAQKAGLQKGDIVIQLGDSTVVDMMSYMRALSVFKAGDKSKVLVKRGEKEVESEINF
- the lepA gene encoding translation elongation factor 4; translation: MKNIRNFCIIAHIDHGKSTLADRLLDFTGTVTSREKKEQLLDSMDLERERGITIKSHAIQMDYIYKGEEYTLNLIDTPGHVDFSYEVSRSIAACEGALLIVDAAQSIQAQTISNLYLALENDLEIIPVLNKVDLPSANPEEVTDDIVDLLGCNPEEVIHASGKTGFGVDNILAAIIDRVPAPKGDPDAPLQALIFDSVYNSYRGIETYFRVLNGEIKKGQEIKFMATGKNYFADEVGTLKLTQVVKKSVKTGDVGYLITGIKTAKEVKVGDTITDALNPTIERIDGFEDVKPMVFAGIYPVDTEDYEELRYSMEKLQLNDASLVFVPESSAALGFGFRCGFLGMLHMEIIQERLEREFNMTVITTVPNVSYHAYSKKNPEEVIILNNPTDLPDPSRLDRVEEPFIKASIITKSDFIGQVMSLCIEKRGQIINQTYLTTERVELIFEMPLAEIVFDFYDRLKTVSKGYASFDYHPIGMKESKLVRVDILLNAQPVDALSALLHADNAYTIGKKIVEKLKELIPRQQFDIPIQAAIGAKIIARETTKALRKDVTAKCYGGDISRKRKLLEKQKKGKKRMRQVGNVEIPQEAFMAVLKLND
- a CDS encoding EF-hand domain-containing protein; amino-acid sequence: MGAKENILKKIHSLISTKYKSPTEAFHFYDEDKDGKLNKDEVKKLLKSADISGLLRGVVAGELIKGYDKSGDECINLDEFKIAIAELERDI
- a CDS encoding TolB family protein: MKFKLHYLLLIAAVLTTACKKSKKEDVDAKSGETKKWEGGLIYPEEVHFKSMKQITFGGDNAEAYWSFDDKQLIFQSNNKDWGVDCDQMFLMNADETFKDSKPPMISTGFGRTTCAYFLPGNKEYVYGSTHLSGKECPEAPLRREGKYVWPIYESYDIFVSDLKGNITKQLTTEPGYDAEATVSPKGDKIVFTSMRTGDLELFTMNIDGSDVKQITDQLGYDGGAFFSPDGTKLIFRSSRPKTPEAIKEYQDLLKEGLVQPTEMELYICNADGSELRQLTDLGNANWSPFFHPSGNKILFSSNFEAERGFPFNLYLIDLDGKNLERVTHGETFDAFPVFSNDGKKLIFSSNRNNGGGHDTNLFIAEWQD
- a CDS encoding zinc metallopeptidase, whose translation is MIGFYILIGAISLISWLVSNKLKSKFKKYSQIQLRNGMSGAEIAEKMLADNGIFDVKVISTPGRLTDHYNPVDKTVNLSEAVFNQRNAASAAVAAHECGHAVQHAQAYSYLKMRSQLVPIVSVTSKFSQWLVIGGIILGATYDSATGSAGIGFYIAITGLIFMGFATLFSFITLPVEYDASNRALAWLKSKNMVSQQELAGATDALKWAARTYLVAALGSLAMLLYWGMQVLGGRD
- a CDS encoding outer membrane beta-barrel protein, whose amino-acid sequence is MKFFTTSIFILFFGILATFSQHTISGKIIDQQNVALPFANIILYEIGSKENPKGTVSDDKGTYKLENISSGKYKVEISMLGFETQNITEFELNSNKTINITLKEESQLLNEVVVKSKRPVIKQTAEKLIVDLENSEMINTNLQDVMRKIPGVLVTNNGITIAGNSGVRILINGKTTEYMDVETLLRDFPADNISKIELVEQPGAEYEASGSGAIINIILKKNVHLGTHGSTNLWVGEDEGFEYGTGFSIASYKNKLNWQASTTFSQPTWREDLYLNRTVGDENYNQLTKEPYDPTNFRVSGNIDYYINDKNSFGIGGSLSTRNSNRIASSTTIISDVNNTNTLLSENSFDRERKNFNINPYYEYKTDTDKLVIDFNYVDYANDNTNILSEAFGNTVSFDERKYIQDGKYSIKTYKADYSKTFSDNLKLSAGTRFANVNTDNDLQTFSDNTAGDFEFDENASSQFLIDENIFALYTKVNATAGKWSFSGGLRYENSNTDGTSIYMEDGEQKTAIKKRPIKKVFPSASISRKLTEVLGTSLSYSYRIQRPSYNSLNSFETYLDPYSAGVGNPNLTPSYTNNYQFNLTYEGQPFFTVGYSKTEDIIFQLIKQDNETKQIRQQDVNIENSENWNFRLFAPLSFTKGLEGYTGIIVTNKDYKSSAFDVDVDVDLNKWNLIWFVQASYQLPWDVNLELSGNYGTGALEGQIEVDWLAELDFSFGKKFLDDQLKVNLGFNKMLNRGFVGNIDYGNGIAAVESNGSRQNIQLRLVYSFGSKFGKKKSSRNSNNDEENRIQDNN
- the dusB gene encoding tRNA dihydrouridine synthase DusB, whose protein sequence is MVKIGNIELPDFPLLLAPMEDVSDPPFRALCKENGADVVYTEFISSEGLIRDAAKSIMKLDIYEKERPVGIQIFGANLESMLQTIEIVEKSNPDIIDINFGCPVKKVVSKGAGAGILKDIDLMVSLTEAMVKHTNLPVTVKTRLGWDHDSIRIVEVAERLQDVGCAAISIHGRTRAQMYKGNADWKPIADVKNNQRMHIPVFGNGDITTPEKAMEMRDKFGLDGAMIGRAAIGYPWFFNEVKHYFKTGEYLAKPTIAQRTEMARRHLQMAIDWKGEHLGVVETRRHYTNYFKGIPHFKEYRMKMVTSDDAKDVFAAFDEVEETFGNMIIPEYK